The proteins below come from a single Eucalyptus grandis isolate ANBG69807.140 chromosome 3, ASM1654582v1, whole genome shotgun sequence genomic window:
- the LOC108954476 gene encoding uncharacterized protein LOC108954476, whose protein sequence is MSTIGPEDATEAEGGGGEMSMVGPEEDRDPMIAEAERFVENYYSTFDANREGLVNLYRQRSVLIFGGRKIQGKEAILAKLTSLPQPCHHEIAEFDCRTYRLAPASASVAVSVLVRGGTWVGGKKEEADGALIEQSFDLVPARGGSFYIAEQSGMFFDLKKPRTGRMSTWVPKLPAPGTPMYASLFQILSSAYPPTSAATAPSTPPHFERLSISNPNTHDETSSKTVLFFQCFVAVLCETCTHR, encoded by the exons ATGTCGACGATCGGTCCAGAAGACGCGACAGaagcggaaggaggaggaggagagatgtCGATGGTGGGTCCGGAAGAAGACAGGGATCCGATGATAGCGGAGGCCGAGCGGTTCGTGGAGAACTACTACAGCACGTTCGACGCGAACAGGGAGGGCTTGGTGAACCTGTACCGGCAACGATCGGTGCTGATTTTCGGCGGCCGGAAGATTCAGGGCAAGGAGGCTATCCTCGCCAAACTCACCTCCCTTCCGCAGCCGTGCCACCACGAAATCGCCGAGTTCGATTGCAGGACCTATCGCTTGGCACCCGCATCGGCATCGGTCGCCGTGTCCGTCCTGGTCCGCGGCGGGACGTGGGTAGGCGGCAAGAAGGAGGAGGCGGACGGCGCCCTTATAGAGCAG AGCTTCGATCTGGTGCCAGCACGAGGAGGAAGCTTTTACATAGCTGAACAATCTGGGATGTTCTTTGATCTCAAGAAGCCTCGGACCGGGCGTATGTCCACCTGGGTACCGAAACTTCCCGCCCCGGGAACGCCCATGTATGCCTCGTTATTTCAAATCCTATCCTCGGCATACCCGCCGACGTCGGCTGCCACGGCACCGAGTACGCCTCCGCATTTCGAACGCCTCAGCATTTCGAATCCGAATACCCATGATGAAACTTCCTCTAaaactgttttattttttcaatgttttgtTGCAGTACTTTGTGAAACTTGTACACACAGAtag
- the LOC104415525 gene encoding LOW QUALITY PROTEIN: glutathione synthetase, chloroplastic (The sequence of the model RefSeq protein was modified relative to this genomic sequence to represent the inferred CDS: inserted 1 base in 1 codon; deleted 1 base in 1 codon; substituted 1 base at 1 genomic stop codon): protein MHCRIDSISYAFDHLRDSIGAYIRFLENKEDIAEIQKSFAGLWSLEDPHIVGKAIESPELFVMKPQREGERSGKAPGVGLMHAPFALLPXLIPASQFREACELAPIFNELVDRVSLDGKFLQDSLSRTKEVDAFTSRLVDIHSKMMEINKKDEIRLGLHRSDYTLDEQTTLLLQIELNTISSSFPGLGCLVSELHRWQXHGSLLSHYGETLGLDPRRIPTNAAVSHYAEALAKAWIEFNNLKATVLVVVQTEERNMYDQHWLSSVVSERHNVRSIRKTLAEIDAEGELQPDGTLLVGGVPVAVFIYFRAGYTPNDYPSESEWRARLLTEESSAIKCPSISYHLAGTKKIQQELAKPNVLERFLENKEDIAEIQKSFAGLWSLEDPHIVGKAIESPELFVMKPQREGGGNNIYGDDVRETLLRLQREGSEEDAAYILMQRIFPSISPTTLIRDGICYKDHAMSELGVYGAYVRKKENVIVNEQCGYLMRTKISSSHEGGVAGGFAVLDSLYLT from the exons ATGCACTGTCGAATAGACTCTATCTCCTACGCGTTTGATCACTTACGAGACTCCATTGGTGCATATATCAGATTCCTTGAGAACAAAGAAGACATTGCCGAGATCCAGAAATCCTTTGCAGGTTTATGGAGCTTAGAAGACCCTCATATTGTTGGTAAAGCAATTGAAAGTCCCGAGCTATTTGTCATGAAGCCCCAGAGGGAAGGGGAG AGATCAGGAAAAGCACCTGGTGTCGGTCTGATGCATGCTCCGTTTGCTTTGTTGC ATCTCATTCCCGCGAGTCAGTTTAGGGAGGCTTGCGAATTAGCTCCTATTTTCAATGAGCTTGTCGATCGTGTGAGTTTGGATGGAAAGTTTTTACAAGATTCATTATCCAG AACAAAAGAGGTGGATGCTTTCACCTCTCGACTCGTAGATATCCATTCCAAGATgatggaaattaataaaaaagat GAGATACGACTGGGTTTGCATCGATCAGATTATACGCTTGATGAACAAACGACGTTACTGCTTCAGATAGAACTGAACACCATATCATCCTCATTTCCGGGTCTTGGCTGTCTTGTTAGTGAGCTCCACAG GTGGCAATGACACGGGTCCTTGCTCAGCCATTATGGCGAAACTCTTGGGTTAGATCCCAGGAGGATCCCTACCAATGCTGCTGTGAGTCATTATGCAGAGGCCTTGGCCAAAGCTTGGATCGAGTTCAATAACCTGAA GGCCACTGTTCTGGTTGTGGTTCAGACAGAGGAACGAAATATGTACGACCAGCACTGGCTTAGCTCTGTCGTGAGCGAAAG ACATAATGTGAGGTCTATTCGGAAGACCTTAGCAGAAATTGATGCAGAGGGGGAACTTCAGCCTGATGGGACGTTACTTGT AGGTGGAGTCCCTGTAgcagtt tttatttattttagagcCGGGTATACCCCAAATGATTATCCTTCAGAATCG GAATGGAGAGCAAGGCTACTTACGGAAGAGTCATCTGCAATTAAGTGCCCATCCATATCTTATCATTTAGCCGGCACGAAAAAGATTCAGCAAGAACTTGCAAAACCTAATGTACTTGAAAG ATTCCTTGAGAACAAAGAAGACATTGCCGAGATCCAGAAATCCTTTGCAGGTTTATGGAGCTTAGAAGACCCTCATATTGTTGGTAAAGCAATTGAAAGTCCCGAGCTATTTGTCATGAAGCCCCAGAGGGAAGGGGGAG GGAACAACATCTATGGCGACGACGTGAGAGAAACCCTATTAAGGCTGCAACGTGAAGGTAGTGAGGAGGATGCTGCCTATATCCTTATGCAAAGAATTTTTCCGTCCATTTCTCCCACAACTCTCATTCGTGATGGCATTTGTTATAAAGATCACGCCATGTCAGAACTCGGGGTATATGGTGCTTATGTGAG GAAGAAAGAGAATGTCATCGTAAATGAACAGTGTGGTTATTTAATGAGAACAAAGATATCATCATCACATGAAGGTGGAGTCGCTGGTGGATTTGCAGTTCTGGATAGCTTATATTTGACTTGA
- the LOC120292220 gene encoding nuclear transport factor 2B-like, whose product MSMVGPEEDRDPMIAEAERFVENYYSTFDANREGLVNLYRQRSVLIFGGRKIQGKEAILAKLTSLPQPCHHEIAEFKCRTYRLAPASVAVFVGVRGGTWVGGKKEEADGALIEQGFDLVPARGGSFYIAEQSGMFFDLKKPRTGRMSTWVPKLPAPGTPMYASLFQILSSAYPPTSAATAPSTPPHFERLSISNPNTHDETSSVSTET is encoded by the exons atGTCGATGGTGGGTCCGGAAGAAGACAGGGATCCGATGATAGCGGAGGCCGAGCGGTTCGTGGAGAACTACTACAGCACGTTCGACGCGAACAGGGAGGGCTTGGTGAACCTGTACCGGCAACGATCGGTGCTGATTTTCGGCGGCCGGAAGATCCAGGGCAAGGAGGCTATCCTCGCCAAACTCACCTCCCTTCCGCAGCCGTGCCACCACGAAATCGCCGAGTTCAAGTGCAGGACCTATCGCTTGGCACCCGCATCGGTCGCCGTGTTCGTCGGGGTCCGCGGCGGGACGTGGGTAGGCGGCAAGAAGGAGGAGGCGGACGGCGCCCTTATAGAGcag GGCTTCGATCTGGTGCCAGCACGAGGAGGAAGCTTTTACATAGCTGAACAATCTGGGATGTTCTTTGATCTCAAGAAGCCTCGGACCGGGCGTATGTCCACCTGGGTACCGAAACTTCCCGCCCCGGGAACGCCCATGTATGCCTCGTTATTTCAAATCCTATCCTCGGCATACCCGCCGACGTCGGCTGCCACGGCACCGAGTACGCCTCCGCATTTCGAACGCCTCAGCATTTCGAATCCGAATACCCATGATGAAACTTCCTCCGTCTCTACAGAGACCTGa
- the LOC104415526 gene encoding uncharacterized protein LOC104415526 isoform X1 has protein sequence MIPELKKKTLEALEKLSPVHTDPGEMSTMGPEEVTEAEGGGGGGGGEMLMRGPEEDRDAMIAEAKRFVENYYSTFDANREGLVNLYRQRSVLKIEGRKIQGKEAILAKLTSVPQPCHHEFAEVSCGTYRLAPASASVAVSVLVRGGTWLGGKKEEADAALIQQSFNLVPARGGSFYIARQSGMLFDLKKPRTGALSYWLPKPPPSASPVHVSLFQILSSAYPPASAATAPSTPPQFERLSISNPNTTHDETSSVSTET, from the exons ATGATtccagaattaaaaaagaaaaccctgGAAGCCCTAGAGAAATTGTCTCCAGTTCACACAGATCCAGGAGAGATGTCGACGATGGGTCCAGAAGAGGTGACAGaagcggaaggaggaggaggaggaggaggaggagagatgtTGATGAGGGGTCCGGAAGAAGACAGGGATGCGATGATAGCGGAGGCCAAGCGGTTCGTGGAGAACTACTACAGCACGTTCGACGCGAACAGGGAGGGCTTG GTGAACCTGTACCGGCAACGATCGGTGCTGAAAATCGAGGGCCGGAAGATCCAGGGCAAGGAGGCTATCCTCGCCAAACTCACCTCCGTTCCGCAGCCGTGCCACCACGAATTCGCCGAGGTCAGTTGCGGCACCTATCGCTTGGCACCCGCATCGGCATCGGTCGCCGTGTCCGTCCTGGTCCGGGGCGGGACGTGGTTAGGCGGCAAGAAGGAGGAGGCGGACGCCGCCCTTATACAGCAG AGCTTCAATCTGGTGCCAGCACGAGGAGGAAGCTTTTACATAGCTCGACAATCTGGGATGCTCTTTGATCTCAAGAAGCCTCGGACCGGGGCTCTGTCCTACTGGCTACCGAAACCTCCCCCCTCGGCATCGCCCGTTCATGTCTCGTTATTTCAAATCCTATCCTCGGCATACCCGCCGGCGTCGGCTGCCACGGCACCGAGTACGCCTCCGCAATTCGAACGCCTCAGCATTTCGAATCCGAATACCACCCATGATGAAACTTCCTCCGTCTCTACAGAGACCTGA
- the LOC104415524 gene encoding uncharacterized protein LOC104415524 produces MSTMGPEEVTEAEGGGGGGEMSMRGPEEDRDAMIAEAKRFVENYYSTFDANREGLVNLYRQRSVLKIEGRKIQGKEAILAKLISLPQPCHHEFPEISCGTYRLAPASASVAVRVLVRGGTWLGGKKEEADAALIQQSFNLVPARGGSFYIARQSGMLFDLKKPRSGGLSYWLPKPPCSAAPFLGPLYQILSSAYPPTSAATAPSTPPHFERLSISNPNATHDETSSVSTET; encoded by the exons ATGTCGACGATGGGTCCAGAAGAGGTGACAGaagcggaaggaggaggaggaggaggagagatgtCGATGAGGGGTCCGGAAGAAGACAGGGATGCGATGATAGCGGAGGCCAAGCGGTTCGTGGAGAACTACTACAGCACGTTCGATGCGAACAGGGAGGGCTTGGTGAACCTGTACCGGCAACGATCGGTGCTGAAAATCGAGGGCCGGAAGATCCAGGGCAAGGAGGCTATCCTCGCCAAACTCATCTCCCTTCCGCAGCCGTGCCACCACGAATTCCCCGAGATCAGTTGCGGCACCTATCGCTTGGCACCCGCATCGGCATCGGTCGCCGTGCGCGTCCTGGTCCGCGGCGGGACGTGGTTAGGCGGCAAGAAGGAGGAGGCGGACGCCGCCCTTATACAGCAG AGCTTCAATCTGGTGCCAGCACGAGGAGGAAGCTTTTACATAGCTCGACAATCTGGGATGCTCTTTGATCTCAAGAAGCCTCGGTCCGGGGGTCTGTCCTACTGGCTACCGAAACCTCCCTGCTCGGCAGCGCCCTTTCTTGGCCCGTTATATCAAATCCTATCCTCGGCATACCCGCCGACGTCGGCTGCCACGGCACCGAGTACGCCTCCGCATTTCGAACGCCTCAGCATTTCGAATCCGAATGCCACCCATGATGAAACTTCCTCCGTCTCTACAGAGACCTGA
- the LOC104415526 gene encoding uncharacterized protein LOC104415526 isoform X2 produces the protein MIPELKKKTLEALEKLSPVHTDPGEMSTMGPEEVTEAEGGGGGGGGEMLMRGPEEDRDAMIAEAKRFVENYYSTFDANREGLVNLYRQRSVLKIEGRKIQGKEAILAKLTSVPQPCHHEFAEVSCGTYRLAPASASVAVSVLVRGGTWLGGKKEEADAALIQQSFNLVPARGGSFYIARQSGMLFDLKKPRTGALSYWLPKPPPSASPVHVSLFQILSSAYPPASAATAPSTPPQFERLSISNPNTTHDETSSVSTET, from the exons ATGATtccagaattaaaaaagaaaaccctgGAAGCCCTAGAGAAATTGTCTCCAGTTCACACAGATCCAGGAGAGATGTCGACGATGGGTCCAGAAGAGGTGACAGaagcggaaggaggaggaggaggaggaggaggagagatgtTGATGAGGGGTCCGGAAGAAGACAG GGATGCGATGATAGCGGAGGCCAAGCGGTTCGTGGAGAACTACTACAGCACGTTCGACGCGAACAGGGAGGGCTTGGTGAACCTGTACCGGCAACGATCGGTGCTGAAAATCGAGGGCCGGAAGATCCAGGGCAAGGAGGCTATCCTCGCCAAACTCACCTCCGTTCCGCAGCCGTGCCACCACGAATTCGCCGAGGTCAGTTGCGGCACCTATCGCTTGGCACCCGCATCGGCATCGGTCGCCGTGTCCGTCCTGGTCCGGGGCGGGACGTGGTTAGGCGGCAAGAAGGAGGAGGCGGACGCCGCCCTTATACAGCAG AGCTTCAATCTGGTGCCAGCACGAGGAGGAAGCTTTTACATAGCTCGACAATCTGGGATGCTCTTTGATCTCAAGAAGCCTCGGACCGGGGCTCTGTCCTACTGGCTACCGAAACCTCCCCCCTCGGCATCGCCCGTTCATGTCTCGTTATTTCAAATCCTATCCTCGGCATACCCGCCGGCGTCGGCTGCCACGGCACCGAGTACGCCTCCGCAATTCGAACGCCTCAGCATTTCGAATCCGAATACCACCCATGATGAAACTTCCTCCGTCTCTACAGAGACCTGA
- the LOC104417686 gene encoding uncharacterized protein LOC104417686: MDDEGLKDLAAEWGTLYHLSLETDRQELISFYDEASMDFDGVRLGTPDAIAAFVNGLDSFKFNLDEFDAFVDHVAQRIYASFGGQYGREEEVVLPYNFNHSFILQMTAQQGATLVFSVFRTEPDAMDEGQAAEELEEDRSRAQALLEAVLEEVGLPDMEEGRTAPPAAALDA; encoded by the exons ATGGATGATGAAGGACTCAAAGACCTGGCGGCAGAATGGGGTACATTATACCATCTTTCTTTGGAAACAGATAGGCAAGAGCTGATAAGCTTTTATGATGAAGCGAGCATGGATTTTGATGGGGTCCGTCTTGGGACCCCAGACGCCATTGCTGCATTTGTGAACGGCTTGGATAGTTTCAAGTTCAATTTGGATGAGTTCGATGCGTTCGTTGACCACGTCGCTCAACGCATCTACGCCTCCTTTGGTGGACAGTATGGGAGGGAAGAGGAAGTTGTGCTACCATACAACTTCAACCat AGTTTTATTCTGCAAATGACAGCACAGCAGGGAGCAACCCTTGTATTTTCCGTCTTCCGTACGGAACCAGATGCCATGGATGAAGGACAGGCAGCGGAGGAGTTGGAGGAGGACCGATCCCGGGCACAGGCACTACTGGAGGCGGTACTGGAGGAGGTGGGGCTCCCGGATATGGAGGAAGGCAGGACAGCGCCACCAGCAGCGGCGCTGGATGCTTGA